TCGCCAAAATCATTCgcattataattatacaagaGGGTTTGAAAGTAATGTCAAAATAGACCTagttgttacaaatatttgtaatatattattaaatataataaattttttacagCTGATATTACAGCAgaagaattgtttaatatattctttggCGGTGGATTCCCGCAACAGGAATTTTATATGAGACGTCCTGGTGGAAGATGGATGAGACAGCAAGATGTACAAGCTCAGCATGCACATTCTCAGgtataaaaatagaacgaaatgtttatttatacattcttcTTACCGACTATCAGTGATATGAATGACAtcaaatcataatttttagcAAGCAAATGGATACACCACATTCCTTCAAATGTTGCCTGTcctgttattaatattattaactatGATGAGCAGTTTTTTCATATCAGATCCTGTATACAGCTTGCATTCTAACGCGTAAgtatgttaataatttatttcaaatgctTATAACAAATTGGTGATAGTAATTATACTTACGTTTTATTTCCTCtgtagaaaatattccgtACCGAGAACAACTCAAGGATTAAAGGTACCATACTATGTTAAAGAAAACTTTCACACTGAATATCAAGGCAGCTTACGGAGGCTGGAAATTTCTGTGGAAGAAGAATACCTGAATAATTTAAGACATGCCTGTTATAGAGAGAAAAGCTATAGTaagtatttcattattgtttatttgttctaGTATTCAAATGTTGTATATATTTAGACTTTAAACACGAATTGTTGTACTGTTTAGGGGAAACAATGATGTGGAAGGCAAGGAATTTTGGAgatcaagaattatttttcaaagctaAAAATATTGAGATGCCCTCGTGTAAGAGGGTGCAAGAAATGCAGGGAGCATAGCGGCACTATGTAGTTTAATAGATTTCTGTTGTAGATAggtgtatattatatttacacgtGTGTAGTTACTGTTGGATGAAATGAAGAATATCAAATGTAATATAGCGATTACTATATTACGTTTCTTCGCATCCAAATTTGTAAATGATACTCGTCTTGGTCCGCGATGAACATTTACACGG
The sequence above is drawn from the Hylaeus volcanicus isolate JK05 chromosome 2, UHH_iyHylVolc1.0_haploid, whole genome shotgun sequence genome and encodes:
- the LOC128884895 gene encoding dnaJ homolog subfamily B member 12: MDSNKDEAERCMELAERYLREKKYDEAEKFIRKAQKLYPTKKAEDVLAKVAMFSKQNQKTESEPTVRKRQTAPKETPQVQASADYTKEQLEHVIRIKKSKDYYEILSVTKEATDSDIKKAYKKLALQLHPDKNKAPGSAEAFKAIGNAVAILTDAEKRKQYDMYGSEEERVQNAHSRQNHSHYNYTRGFETDITAEELFNIFFGGGFPQQEFYMRRPGGRWMRQQDVQAQHAHSQQANGYTTFLQMLPVLLLILLTMMSSFFISDPVYSLHSNAKYSVPRTTQGLKVPYYVKENFHTEYQGSLRRLEISVEEEYLNNLRHACYREKSYRETMMWKARNFGDQELFFKAKNIEMPSCKRVQEMQGA